A genomic region of Plasmodium malariae genome assembly, chromosome: 14 contains the following coding sequences:
- the PmUG01_14046800 gene encoding histone acetyltransferase subunit NuA4, putative: protein MKHKVKRDIIKCKKKLENSIKALEEKILRLETEYHQNCNLNGGNLMKGWDNYIRKTSLEPLCFRTFRDDYNDFYIERMLSLTSSTSPATELFQNENTKQEQHKL, encoded by the coding sequence atgaagcatAAAGTAAAACGCgatattataaaatgcaaaaaaaaattagaaaactCAATAAAAGCcttagaagaaaaaattttaagactTGAAACAGAGTATCACCAAAACTGTAACCTTAATGGAGGAAATTTAATGAAAGGATGGGACAACTACATAAGAAAAACATCATTAGAGCCCTTATGTTTTAGAACTTTTAGAGATGATTATAATGATTTCTATATAGAAAGAATGTTATCCTTAACATCAAGTACTTCTCCAGCTACGGAGTTATTTCAGaatgaaaatacaaaacaaGAGCAACATAAATTGTAA